A window from Micromonospora profundi encodes these proteins:
- the acs gene encoding acetate--CoA ligase: MSEALANLLNETRQFPPPAELAAHANVTVDAYAEAQSDRLAFWAKQADRLAWSKKWDEVLDWSNPPFAKWFVGGQLNVAYNCLDRHVEAGRGDKVAIHWEGEPGDTRTITYADLHEMTCRAANALTDLGVTAGDRVAIYLPMIPEAAVAMLACARIGAAHSVVFGGFSADSLSNRIQDASAKVVITADGGYRRGKPSALKPTVDEAVASCPSVEHVLVVRRTGEDVAWTAKDRWWHETVETASAEHTAQPFDAEHPLFILYTSGTTARPKGILHTTGGYLTQASYTAHAVFDLKPETDVYWCTADIGWVTGHSYIVYGPLSNGVTQVMYEGTPDTPHKGRFWEIVDRYKVSILYTAPTLIRTMMKWGEDIPAGFDLSSLRLLGSVGEPINPEAWMWYRQHVGRGELPVVDTWWQTETGSIMISPLPGVTAAKPGSAMTPLPGIVADVVDDQGQSVPNGGGGYLVLREPWPSMLRTIWGDDDRFIETYWSRFEGMYFAGDGAKKDDDGHIWLLGRVDDVMLVSGHNISTTEVESALVSHPSVAEAAVVGATDPTTGQAIVAFAIPRGSTDIAGEAGEQLIADLRNHVSKTLGPIAKPRQIMLVPELPKTRSGKIMRRLLRDVAENRSLGDVTTLQDSSVMDLISSGMSGTKSDED; the protein is encoded by the coding sequence TGAACGAGACGCGCCAGTTCCCCCCGCCGGCCGAACTCGCCGCGCACGCCAACGTCACAGTCGACGCGTACGCCGAGGCGCAGAGCGATCGGCTCGCTTTCTGGGCGAAGCAGGCCGACCGGCTGGCCTGGTCGAAGAAGTGGGACGAGGTGCTCGACTGGTCGAATCCGCCGTTCGCGAAGTGGTTCGTCGGTGGGCAGCTCAACGTGGCGTACAACTGTCTGGACCGGCACGTGGAGGCGGGCCGGGGCGACAAGGTGGCCATCCACTGGGAAGGTGAGCCAGGCGACACCCGGACGATCACGTACGCCGACCTGCACGAGATGACCTGCCGGGCGGCGAACGCGCTCACCGATCTGGGGGTGACCGCCGGTGACCGGGTGGCGATCTACCTGCCGATGATTCCGGAGGCGGCGGTCGCCATGCTGGCGTGTGCCCGGATCGGTGCCGCGCACAGTGTGGTCTTCGGTGGTTTCTCCGCCGACTCATTGAGCAACCGGATCCAGGACGCCAGCGCCAAGGTGGTGATCACCGCCGATGGTGGTTACCGCCGCGGCAAGCCGTCGGCGTTGAAGCCGACAGTGGACGAGGCGGTGGCGAGTTGCCCGTCGGTGGAGCACGTGCTCGTGGTCCGGCGTACCGGCGAGGACGTGGCCTGGACGGCGAAGGACCGCTGGTGGCACGAGACGGTGGAGACGGCGTCGGCCGAGCACACCGCGCAGCCGTTCGATGCCGAGCACCCGCTGTTCATCCTCTACACCAGTGGCACGACGGCCCGGCCGAAGGGCATTCTGCACACCACCGGCGGCTACCTCACGCAGGCGTCGTACACCGCGCATGCGGTCTTCGACCTGAAGCCGGAGACGGACGTCTACTGGTGCACGGCCGACATCGGCTGGGTGACCGGCCACTCCTACATCGTGTACGGGCCGCTCTCCAACGGCGTCACGCAGGTGATGTACGAGGGCACGCCGGACACCCCGCACAAGGGCCGGTTCTGGGAGATCGTCGACCGGTACAAGGTCAGCATCCTCTACACGGCGCCGACGCTGATCCGCACCATGATGAAGTGGGGCGAGGACATCCCGGCGGGCTTCGACCTGTCGTCGTTGCGGCTGCTGGGCAGCGTCGGCGAGCCGATCAACCCCGAGGCGTGGATGTGGTACAGGCAGCACGTCGGCCGGGGTGAGCTGCCCGTCGTGGACACGTGGTGGCAGACCGAGACGGGCTCCATCATGATCTCCCCGCTGCCGGGTGTGACGGCGGCCAAGCCGGGTTCGGCCATGACCCCGCTGCCGGGCATCGTCGCCGACGTGGTGGACGACCAGGGCCAGTCGGTGCCGAACGGCGGTGGCGGCTACCTGGTGCTGCGGGAGCCGTGGCCGTCGATGCTGCGCACCATCTGGGGCGACGACGACCGGTTCATCGAGACGTACTGGTCGCGGTTCGAGGGCATGTACTTCGCCGGTGACGGGGCGAAGAAGGACGACGACGGGCACATCTGGCTGCTCGGCCGTGTGGACGACGTGATGCTGGTGTCCGGGCACAACATCTCCACAACGGAGGTGGAGTCGGCGCTGGTGTCGCACCCGTCGGTGGCCGAGGCTGCGGTGGTGGGTGCCACCGACCCGACGACCGGTCAGGCGATCGTCGCGTTCGCCATCCCGCGCGGCAGCACCGACATCGCCGGCGAGGCCGGTGAGCAGCTCATCGCGGACCTGCGCAACCACGTGTCGAAGACGCTCGGCCCGATCGCCAAGCCGCGGCAGATCATGCTGGTGCCGGAGTTGCCGAAGACCCGCTCCGGCAAGATCATGCGCCGGCTGCTGCGGGATGTGGCGGAGAACCGGTCGCTCGGCGACGTGACGACGTTGCAGGACTCGTCGGTGATGGACCTGATCTCGTCGGGGATGAGTGGCACGAAGTCCGACGAGGACTGA
- a CDS encoding immune inhibitor A domain-containing protein: MNHKPQSGARRRLLVALPAIALAATSLTVTGSAAAQSSATTPQAVIGADEYYINYAEPEVQTDTNGREVKGKGGVYTPGVDAARAFDQKHARGNPVAARQLAKIEAKSIKTGKNPRKIKKAPSTQTAKLLTLLVEFNDQANDDFTGVMVPKTVFEDRTCVPGTVQNGPKHNNIANPATLPHEDNNSMWVPDFSPSHYDKMLYSKKGITERVRKDLRGPDGKPGIDLSGRTMHNMYLEMSKNAYTVDGQASPWITVPHSEGWYAASRCFQDENGTWVAGRQQSMNGHPDNPAGAGRLATDAIDALAAQDPSFPWADYDIEDQADRDGDGNLFEPDGVIDHLVLVHAGQGKSRGGGTEGTYAVWAHSSTVTGGYSIPGTNLKVSNYIVQPEDAGVGVFAHEFGHDLGLPDLYDTSGNADSDVDFWDLMASGSHSGEIFQALPTHMGIWDKWVLGWADPLTVTPGSRPRTVEVGQTSRTPVRTEDGIKVDLPDKVTTLATPHSGTKMWHSNNDQSWADVKLSRSVDVPAAADAKFWMWNNYIIEQDWDYGFVELSTDGGTTWTEQKVYNEAGAVVTTPDGYPDPNGRMNDFGGKKYGLTGSTDGWRHDYVDLSAYAGTTVQVRLRLATDEAFEERNWFVDDFSVTGGGTTTWSDDAEGGDNGWTATGGTFVDTTGAGWKISTGTEVHAHYYLAEWRNFDGFDEGLKYTYDTIYSHEAWKVDRISYNAPGMLVWYRDTALGDVNHVTGQMTALPSYGAKGGLLIVDSHFDPYRRTGEAAVKDPSVTDNLPSRPQSSNAAFSLKPTYPFTECLEAADEPYSAYCTKFKALPPVKGFTDAKGWYPGIEMRDGAAYARDNDASVVLPSRDNAPYTTRVTHPDGSPAPEYYGVTLGGGAIVLGTGNPGDQGVNYGVSLTIKKAARDNTSATIHVTSARR, translated from the coding sequence ATGAACCACAAACCGCAGTCCGGGGCGCGGCGACGACTACTCGTCGCGCTACCCGCCATCGCCCTCGCGGCCACGTCACTGACCGTGACCGGCAGTGCGGCGGCCCAGTCGTCGGCCACCACCCCGCAGGCGGTGATCGGAGCGGACGAGTACTACATCAACTACGCCGAGCCCGAGGTGCAGACAGACACCAACGGCCGCGAGGTCAAGGGCAAGGGTGGCGTCTACACGCCGGGCGTCGACGCCGCGCGCGCGTTCGACCAGAAGCACGCCCGGGGCAACCCGGTGGCGGCCCGCCAACTGGCCAAGATCGAAGCCAAGTCGATCAAGACGGGCAAGAACCCCCGGAAGATCAAGAAGGCACCCTCCACGCAGACGGCGAAGCTGCTGACGCTGCTCGTGGAGTTCAACGACCAGGCCAACGACGACTTCACAGGCGTGATGGTCCCCAAGACGGTGTTCGAGGACCGCACCTGCGTCCCCGGCACCGTCCAGAACGGCCCGAAGCACAACAACATCGCGAACCCGGCGACCCTGCCGCACGAGGACAACAACTCGATGTGGGTGCCGGACTTCTCGCCGTCGCACTACGACAAGATGCTGTACAGCAAGAAGGGCATCACCGAGCGGGTCCGCAAGGACCTGAGGGGCCCGGACGGCAAGCCGGGCATCGACCTCTCCGGCCGCACCATGCACAACATGTACCTGGAGATGTCAAAGAACGCGTACACGGTCGACGGGCAGGCCAGCCCGTGGATCACCGTGCCGCACTCCGAGGGCTGGTACGCGGCGTCGCGCTGCTTCCAGGACGAGAACGGCACCTGGGTCGCCGGCCGCCAGCAGTCGATGAACGGGCACCCGGACAACCCGGCCGGCGCGGGCCGGCTGGCGACGGACGCGATCGACGCGCTCGCCGCGCAGGACCCCAGCTTCCCGTGGGCCGACTACGACATCGAGGACCAGGCGGACCGGGACGGCGACGGCAACCTCTTCGAGCCGGACGGCGTCATCGACCACCTCGTGCTGGTGCACGCCGGGCAGGGCAAGTCCCGTGGCGGCGGCACCGAGGGCACGTACGCCGTGTGGGCGCACTCCTCCACGGTCACCGGCGGCTACAGCATCCCGGGCACCAACCTGAAGGTGTCGAACTACATCGTGCAGCCGGAGGATGCCGGCGTCGGCGTCTTCGCGCACGAGTTCGGCCACGACCTCGGCCTGCCGGACCTCTACGACACGTCCGGCAACGCCGACTCCGACGTGGACTTCTGGGACCTGATGGCCTCCGGATCGCACTCAGGCGAGATCTTCCAGGCGCTGCCCACGCACATGGGCATCTGGGACAAGTGGGTGCTCGGCTGGGCCGATCCGCTGACCGTGACGCCCGGCTCGCGCCCGCGCACAGTGGAGGTCGGGCAGACCTCACGTACGCCCGTGCGCACCGAGGACGGCATCAAGGTCGACCTGCCGGACAAGGTGACCACGCTCGCCACGCCGCACAGCGGCACGAAGATGTGGCACAGCAACAACGACCAGAGCTGGGCCGACGTCAAGCTCAGCCGCTCGGTCGACGTGCCGGCGGCCGCAGACGCGAAGTTCTGGATGTGGAACAACTACATCATCGAACAGGACTGGGACTACGGCTTCGTCGAGCTGTCCACGGACGGCGGCACGACCTGGACCGAGCAGAAGGTCTACAACGAGGCCGGTGCCGTGGTCACCACGCCCGACGGCTACCCCGACCCGAACGGCCGGATGAACGACTTCGGCGGCAAGAAGTACGGCCTGACCGGCAGCACCGACGGTTGGCGGCACGACTACGTCGACCTGTCGGCGTACGCCGGCACGACGGTCCAGGTCCGGCTGCGCCTTGCCACCGACGAGGCGTTCGAGGAGCGCAACTGGTTCGTCGACGACTTCTCGGTCACCGGCGGCGGCACCACCACCTGGAGTGACGACGCCGAGGGTGGCGACAACGGCTGGACCGCCACCGGCGGCACCTTCGTCGACACCACTGGCGCGGGCTGGAAGATCAGCACCGGTACAGAGGTGCACGCGCACTACTACCTGGCCGAGTGGCGCAACTTCGACGGCTTCGACGAGGGTCTGAAGTACACCTACGACACGATCTACTCGCACGAGGCGTGGAAGGTCGACCGGATCTCGTACAACGCCCCGGGCATGCTGGTCTGGTACCGGGACACAGCGCTCGGCGACGTCAACCACGTCACCGGGCAGATGACAGCCCTGCCCAGCTACGGGGCGAAGGGCGGGCTGCTCATCGTCGACTCGCACTTCGACCCGTACCGGCGCACCGGCGAGGCGGCGGTGAAGGACCCGTCGGTGACGGACAACCTGCCCAGCCGTCCGCAGTCGTCGAACGCGGCGTTCTCGCTGAAGCCGACGTACCCCTTCACGGAGTGCCTGGAGGCGGCGGACGAGCCGTACAGCGCGTACTGCACGAAGTTCAAGGCACTGCCGCCGGTCAAGGGCTTCACCGACGCCAAGGGCTGGTACCCGGGCATCGAGATGCGCGACGGGGCCGCGTACGCGCGGGACAACGACGCCTCGGTGGTGCTGCCGTCGCGGGACAACGCGCCGTACACCACCCGGGTCACCCACCCGGACGGCAGCCCGGCGCCGGAGTACTACGGCGTGACGCTGGGCGGCGGCGCGATCGTGCTGGGCACCGGTAACCCCGGGGACCAGGGCGTGAACTACGGCGTCTCGCTCACCATCAAGAAGGCCGCGCGGGACAACACGTCCGCCACGATCCACGTCACCTCCGCGAGGCGGTGA
- a CDS encoding immune inhibitor A domain-containing protein: MGLLGLSLTATGLAFGPSASAAPQPKLPAAAPAAAEPQSLKDELPDKLEAKRRELRQQGLSDVLSGRSKPIQRNGSTVVKVGQVGKADTNANARSATAQATEDQYVELQRERTDKIFVILAEFGNQRHPSYPDKDLNPNIAGPATFEGPLHNQIPQPNRAVDNKTVWQPDYSPDHFRQLYFGTNPGDESLKQYYEAQSSGRYTVEGQVTDWVKVPYNEARYGRSDDPKADNDPTGDPAVCGDNVCSNTWALIRDAANQWVADQKAKGRTDAQIAEEMRSYDQWDRFDYDGDGDFNESDGYIDHFQIVHSGGDQADGDPQQGEDAIWSHRWSAFNSSPVGPPNFPIGGTQIGNTGVWIRDYTIQPENGGRSVFYHEYGHDLGLPDDYGPADNSNEHWTLMAQSRLGAKNDGGIGERGGDLGAWNKLQLGWLDYEVVVAGQKRTLDLGPQEYNSAKAQAVVVVLPKREYTFNYGAPFEGSKQYFSGNDDNLNQTMTRTFDLTGKSSAAMSLKGKYAIEENYDYLYFEASTDGGQTWVDLDGTVNGEPIGVDGAGRPALDGSSNGAWADINIPLTSLAGKVAQIRLHYVTDGGVAEGGFFGDAITVTADGATVFSDGAETADAGWDLKGWEAVGATYTRLFDNYYIAGNRSYVSYDKYLKTGPYFFGYANTRPNWVDHYAYQEGLLISYWNTRWPDNNTVAHPGEGRNLYIDAHPRPIYNLTGAPWRARVQMYDAPFSLKKADSFTLRLNSQPQYIRGQDAEPLFDDTKKYFYEELPNHGVKLPAAGVKIKVQEQDGTSMKIRIS, encoded by the coding sequence GTGGGTCTGCTCGGGCTCTCACTGACGGCGACAGGCCTGGCTTTCGGCCCGTCCGCCTCGGCGGCGCCTCAGCCCAAACTGCCGGCAGCAGCTCCGGCTGCCGCCGAACCGCAGTCACTGAAGGACGAACTCCCCGACAAGCTCGAGGCCAAGCGCCGTGAGCTGCGTCAGCAGGGTCTCAGCGACGTACTGAGCGGGCGCAGCAAGCCGATTCAGCGCAACGGCAGCACGGTCGTCAAGGTCGGTCAGGTCGGCAAGGCGGACACCAACGCCAACGCCCGGTCCGCCACCGCCCAGGCGACCGAGGACCAGTACGTCGAGCTCCAGCGCGAACGGACCGACAAGATCTTCGTGATCCTGGCCGAGTTCGGCAACCAGCGGCACCCGTCCTACCCGGACAAGGACCTCAACCCGAACATCGCCGGTCCGGCGACCTTCGAGGGTCCGCTGCACAACCAGATCCCGCAGCCCAACCGGGCCGTGGACAACAAGACCGTCTGGCAGCCGGACTACAGCCCGGACCACTTCCGCCAGCTGTACTTCGGCACCAACCCCGGCGACGAGTCGCTGAAGCAGTACTACGAGGCCCAGTCCTCCGGCCGCTACACGGTCGAGGGCCAGGTCACCGACTGGGTCAAGGTTCCGTACAACGAGGCCCGCTACGGTCGTTCCGACGACCCGAAGGCCGACAACGACCCGACCGGTGACCCGGCCGTCTGCGGCGACAACGTCTGCTCGAACACGTGGGCGCTGATCCGCGACGCCGCCAACCAGTGGGTCGCCGACCAGAAGGCCAAGGGCCGGACGGACGCCCAGATCGCCGAGGAGATGCGGTCCTACGACCAGTGGGACCGGTTCGACTACGACGGTGACGGCGACTTCAACGAGTCGGACGGCTACATCGACCACTTCCAGATCGTCCACTCCGGCGGCGACCAGGCCGACGGTGACCCGCAGCAGGGTGAGGACGCCATCTGGAGCCACCGTTGGTCGGCGTTCAACAGCTCGCCGGTCGGCCCGCCGAACTTCCCGATCGGTGGCACCCAGATCGGCAACACCGGCGTCTGGATCCGCGACTACACGATCCAGCCGGAAAACGGTGGCCGCAGCGTCTTCTACCACGAGTACGGCCACGACCTGGGTCTGCCGGACGACTACGGACCGGCCGACAACAGCAACGAACACTGGACCCTGATGGCCCAGAGCCGACTCGGCGCCAAGAACGACGGCGGCATCGGCGAGCGCGGCGGCGACCTCGGTGCGTGGAACAAGCTCCAGCTCGGCTGGCTCGACTACGAGGTGGTCGTGGCGGGGCAGAAGCGTACGTTGGACCTCGGCCCGCAGGAGTACAACTCCGCCAAGGCGCAGGCCGTGGTGGTGGTGTTGCCCAAGCGGGAGTACACGTTCAACTACGGCGCACCGTTCGAGGGCTCCAAGCAGTATTTCTCCGGTAACGACGACAACCTCAACCAGACCATGACGAGGACGTTCGACCTCACCGGCAAGTCCTCGGCGGCGATGTCGCTCAAGGGCAAGTACGCCATCGAGGAGAACTACGACTACCTCTACTTCGAGGCGTCGACCGACGGCGGCCAGACCTGGGTCGACCTGGACGGCACGGTCAACGGTGAGCCGATCGGCGTGGACGGCGCGGGTCGCCCGGCCCTCGACGGCAGCAGCAACGGCGCGTGGGCGGACATCAACATCCCGCTGACGTCGCTCGCCGGCAAGGTGGCTCAGATCCGCCTGCACTACGTCACCGACGGCGGTGTCGCCGAGGGTGGCTTCTTCGGTGACGCGATCACCGTTACCGCGGACGGCGCCACGGTGTTCAGCGACGGTGCCGAGACCGCTGACGCGGGCTGGGACCTGAAGGGTTGGGAGGCGGTCGGGGCCACCTACACCCGGCTGTTCGACAACTACTACATCGCTGGCAACCGGTCGTACGTCTCGTACGACAAGTACCTGAAGACCGGCCCGTACTTCTTCGGCTACGCGAACACCCGCCCGAACTGGGTGGACCACTACGCGTACCAGGAGGGCCTGCTCATCTCGTACTGGAACACCCGCTGGCCCGACAACAACACCGTCGCCCACCCGGGTGAGGGTCGGAACCTGTACATCGACGCGCACCCGCGCCCGATCTACAACCTGACCGGGGCCCCCTGGCGTGCTCGTGTGCAGATGTACGACGCGCCGTTCAGCCTCAAGAAGGCCGACTCGTTCACGCTGCGCCTCAACAGCCAGCCGCAGTACATCCGTGGCCAGGACGCGGAGCCGCTGTTCGACGACACCAAGAAGTACTTCTACGAGGAGCTGCCGAACCACGGCGTCAAGCTCCCCGCAGCCGGTGTCAAGATCAAGGTTCAGGAGCAGGACGGCACTTCGATGAAGATCCGTATCTCCTAG
- a CDS encoding alpha/beta fold hydrolase, translated as MTDQRGDAVDESCVLTEGPWTHRFVGANGSRFHVVEAGTGPMVLFLHGFPEHWWAWHQMLPAVADAGFRAVAVDLRGYGASDKPPRGYDGYTLAADIAGLIRALGERSATVVGSGVGGMVAWTVASFHPSLVRRLVVLGAPHPLRLRAAIFADPRGQFAASTVALKFQIPRYEHVLTRDGAAAVAEILRRWGGPRWTVSQDFEAYAERCREAMLIPQAAFCAMEGYRWAFRSALRLHGYRFVRLMQKPLVTPTLQLHGARDVAALPRTALGSGRYVVAQYEWRLLDEVGHFPHLEAPDLVLGEILRWAKS; from the coding sequence ATGACCGACCAGCGCGGCGACGCCGTCGACGAATCCTGCGTCCTCACCGAGGGGCCGTGGACGCACCGCTTCGTCGGCGCCAACGGCAGCCGCTTCCACGTGGTCGAGGCCGGCACCGGGCCGATGGTGCTGTTCCTGCACGGCTTCCCCGAGCACTGGTGGGCCTGGCACCAGATGCTCCCGGCGGTCGCCGACGCCGGCTTCCGGGCGGTCGCCGTCGACCTGCGCGGCTACGGCGCCAGCGACAAACCACCCCGGGGGTACGACGGCTACACGCTCGCCGCCGACATCGCCGGGCTGATCCGCGCGCTCGGCGAACGGTCCGCGACGGTGGTCGGCAGTGGCGTCGGCGGCATGGTCGCCTGGACGGTGGCCTCGTTCCACCCGTCCCTCGTTCGCCGGCTCGTGGTGTTGGGGGCACCGCATCCACTGCGGCTGCGCGCCGCCATCTTCGCCGACCCGCGTGGCCAGTTCGCCGCCTCCACCGTCGCGCTCAAGTTCCAAATCCCCCGCTACGAGCACGTGCTGACCCGCGACGGCGCGGCGGCCGTCGCGGAGATCCTGCGCCGCTGGGGCGGGCCGCGCTGGACCGTCAGCCAGGACTTCGAGGCGTACGCCGAGCGGTGCCGGGAGGCCATGCTCATCCCGCAGGCCGCCTTCTGCGCCATGGAGGGATACCGCTGGGCGTTCCGATCGGCGCTGCGGCTGCACGGCTACCGGTTCGTTCGCCTGATGCAGAAGCCCCTGGTCACCCCGACCCTGCAACTGCACGGCGCGCGCGACGTCGCCGCCCTGCCGCGTACCGCCCTCGGCTCCGGCCGGTACGTCGTCGCACAGTACGAGTGGCGATTACTCGACGAGGTGGGCCACTTTCCGCACCTGGAGGCCCCGGATCTGGTGCTCGGCGAGATCCTGCGGTGGGCCAAGTCCTGA